Proteins from a genomic interval of Diaphorobacter sp. HDW4A:
- a CDS encoding dicarboxylate/amino acid:cation symporter translates to MQPIPQQAAQPEHLPFYRQLYFQVIFAIVVGVLLGYFEPAYAQQFKPLGDAFVKLVKMIIAPVIFLTIVTGIAGMTQLRTVGRVFAKTMVYFLFFSTLALIVGLIVAHVIQPGAGMHINVADLDQKEVQGYVSKSHEMTLTGFLMDIIPKTLVSPFVGDNILQVLFIAVLFGISLAMSGDHGKPVLKFLESLTIPVFKLVGILMKAAPIGAFGAIAFTIGKFGLGSLVNLAWLVGTFYITSLLFVVVILGAVAHMCGFSVIKLAKYLKAELLLVLGTSSSESALPSLMQKMERAGCSKSVVGLVVPTGYSFNLDGTNIYMTLAALFIAQATDTHLTLGHQIMLLLVAMLSSKGAAGVTGAGFITLAATLAVVPEVPVAGMALILGVDRFMSECRSLTNFMGNAVATVVVSRWENALDHSKLDAALNDTLPPEPEEPGAKHA, encoded by the coding sequence ATGCAACCCATCCCGCAGCAGGCTGCGCAGCCCGAGCATCTGCCGTTCTATCGGCAGCTTTATTTCCAGGTGATCTTCGCCATCGTGGTCGGCGTGCTGCTCGGCTACTTCGAGCCCGCCTACGCGCAGCAATTCAAGCCGCTGGGTGACGCCTTCGTGAAGCTGGTGAAGATGATCATCGCGCCGGTGATCTTTCTCACCATCGTGACCGGCATCGCCGGCATGACGCAGCTGCGCACCGTGGGCCGCGTGTTCGCCAAGACCATGGTCTACTTTCTGTTCTTCTCGACGCTCGCGCTGATCGTCGGCCTGATCGTCGCGCACGTGATCCAGCCGGGCGCTGGCATGCATATCAACGTGGCCGATCTGGACCAGAAGGAAGTGCAGGGCTACGTGAGCAAGTCGCACGAGATGACGCTCACCGGCTTCCTCATGGACATCATCCCCAAGACGCTGGTCAGCCCGTTCGTGGGTGACAACATCCTGCAGGTGCTGTTCATCGCCGTGCTGTTCGGCATCTCGCTGGCCATGTCCGGCGACCACGGCAAACCGGTGCTGAAGTTCCTCGAATCGCTCACCATCCCCGTGTTCAAGCTAGTGGGTATTCTCATGAAGGCCGCTCCCATTGGTGCTTTCGGCGCCATCGCCTTCACCATCGGCAAGTTCGGTCTGGGCTCGCTCGTGAACCTCGCATGGCTGGTCGGTACGTTCTACATCACCTCGCTGCTGTTTGTGGTGGTGATCCTTGGTGCCGTCGCCCACATGTGCGGCTTCTCCGTGATCAAGCTGGCCAAGTACCTCAAGGCCGAACTGCTGCTGGTGCTGGGCACCTCGTCGTCCGAATCTGCCCTGCCCTCGCTCATGCAGAAGATGGAGCGCGCCGGTTGCAGCAAGTCGGTGGTCGGCCTCGTGGTTCCTACCGGCTACTCGTTCAATCTGGACGGCACCAACATCTACATGACGCTGGCCGCGCTGTTCATCGCGCAAGCCACCGACACCCACCTCACGCTCGGCCACCAGATTATGCTGCTGCTGGTCGCGATGCTGAGCTCCAAGGGCGCTGCTGGTGTGACCGGCGCAGGCTTCATCACCTTGGCCGCCACGCTCGCCGTGGTGCCCGAAGTGCCGGTCGCCGGCATGGCGCTGATTCTGGGTGTGGACCGCTTCATGAGCGAATGCCGCTCGCTGACCAACTTCATGGGCAATGCAGTCGCCACCGTCGTCGTCTCGCGCTGGGAAAACGCGCTGGATCACAGCAAGCTCGACGC